The Thermoflexus sp. genomic sequence GAGATCCATGACCCATGCCGGCAGCCTCAGGCGAATCATGCCCTCATCCTGGGGGCCGGGCGGGAGCTGTCCATGTGGGCGGCTTCTCCTCAGGCTCTGATCGATGCGGCCCGGGAGCAGGGGGCCCTGGTCTTCCTGGCTCATCCGGTGGAGTATACGCCGCGCTGGCTGCAGGATTGGCTGGGGGAGCCAGCTCTCCCCTGGGTGGATCGAGCGGTGGTGGGGTTTACGGGCCTGGAGATCTGGAACACGATGAGCGAGTTCAAGGCCCGGCTGAGGACTCCCCTCCACGCGTTGTATTACGCCTTCTTCCCTCCGCGTTTTCTCAGGGGCCCGTTCCCCGAGGCGATCCGCTGGTGGGAGCAGTTATGGCTCTCCGAGGTCCCGGCGGTGGCCATCGGTGGGGCGGATGCGCACGGACATGCCTACACGCTGGGGCCGTGGCGGCGCGTGCTTTTCCCCTACGAATGGTTGTTCCGTGCGGTGAACACCCATGTCCTGGTGGATCGTCCCCTCCAGCGTCGTCCTGAGGCGGACTGGTTGGTGATCCGCGATGCCTTGCAGGCAGGCCGTGTCTGGGTGGCCAACGATCTGCTGGGGTCCTCGCGGGGTTTTCGATTTGAGGCCCGTAGTGGGCACCGGCGGGCGACCATGGGGGAAACGCTGCGTCGGGCGGGGGCTGTTCATATCGAGGCGGTTGCCCCGGCTCCCG encodes the following:
- a CDS encoding PHP domain-containing protein produces the protein MIELVCNLHSHTRFSDGVGFHRDVVAAAARAGLDVVGVTDHNVWVGGVQGYYDRVLLLVGEEIHDPCRQPQANHALILGAGRELSMWAASPQALIDAAREQGALVFLAHPVEYTPRWLQDWLGEPALPWVDRAVVGFTGLEIWNTMSEFKARLRTPLHALYYAFFPPRFLRGPFPEAIRWWEQLWLSEVPAVAIGGADAHGHAYTLGPWRRVLFPYEWLFRAVNTHVLVDRPLQRRPEADWLVIRDALQAGRVWVANDLLGSSRGFRFEARSGHRRATMGETLRRAGAVHIEAVAPAPGEFRLIRFGKGVVARARGRGLHYLTAEPGIYRIEVYRGGRLWILTNPIRVI